In Lachnospiraceae bacterium, one DNA window encodes the following:
- a CDS encoding helix-turn-helix transcriptional regulator: MKLDTIGKNIRKFRLARKLRQEDLAEKTDLTTNYIGMVERGEKIPSLETFIKIVNALGVSSDMVLTDVLETGYTVKNSMLNEKLEKLAPEDRNRIYEVIDTLVKQSKQILP, from the coding sequence ATGAAGCTCGATACAATCGGCAAGAATATAAGAAAGTTCCGACTTGCGAGGAAATTACGCCAAGAAGATTTGGCTGAGAAAACAGATTTGACAACAAATTATATTGGTATGGTTGAGCGTGGAGAGAAAATTCCGTCACTCGAAACTTTCATAAAGATAGTAAATGCTTTAGGTGTATCATCGGATATGGTTCTTACAGATGTTCTGGAAACGGGATATACAGTCAAGAACTCAATGCTGAATGAGAAGCTTGAAAAACTTGCTCCTGAAGATAGAAACAGAATTTATGAAGTCATAGATACACTTGTGAAGCAGTCAAAGCAAATACTTCCATAA
- a CDS encoding thioester domain-containing protein — MNKYDENYFNNLAANGVISGDEIRLFVGRILQYGYRGTISTSWRSQNEAAANSIAQAYATQLLIWETVIGERDVNFNHVAASGCSNVKDVINAKHPLRNKIFSYYNSMVQSVQNHATIPSFCNKSSGSAKTIELEWNGSKYTTTLTDSNNVLSKYNFKASISGVSFSVNGNKLTVSMDTAPSKEFTITATKKNAVRRGVVVWSEGKHGQNSSVQDVVSYS; from the coding sequence ATGAATAAGTATGACGAAAATTATTTTAATAACCTTGCAGCCAACGGGGTTATTTCCGGAGATGAAATCCGTCTTTTCGTTGGTCGTATTTTACAGTATGGCTATCGTGGGACAATCTCGACATCTTGGAGGTCACAGAATGAAGCGGCAGCAAACAGCATTGCACAGGCTTATGCCACACAGCTTCTTATCTGGGAAACTGTTATCGGAGAGCGTGATGTGAACTTCAATCATGTAGCAGCCAGTGGTTGCAGCAATGTGAAAGATGTCATCAATGCAAAGCATCCGCTCCGCAATAAGATTTTCAGTTATTACAACAGTATGGTGCAGAGTGTACAGAACCATGCGACCATACCGAGCTTTTGTAATAAATCATCCGGTTCGGCAAAGACAATAGAGCTTGAGTGGAACGGAAGTAAGTACACAACTACTCTGACAGACTCCAATAATGTGCTGTCTAAATATAATTTCAAGGCAAGTATCAGTGGAGTAAGTTTTTCTGTGAATGGTAACAAACTTACTGTTTCTATGGATACTGCACCGAGCAAGGAATTTACCATTACCGCAACGAAGAAAAATGCAGTCCGCAGAGGTGTGGTTGTATGGTCAGAGGGTAAACACGGTCAGAACTCCAGTGTGCAGGATGTTGTCAGCTATTCCTGA
- a CDS encoding HsdR family type I site-specific deoxyribonuclease encodes MAASGKKNMFNEATRVQMPAMVHLTRLGYTYFGKITEDVASTVYDPDTNILINVFKEQFARLNPTHAGEAEQTLKTIRQELDNDDIGRSFYERLSSVSPVRLVDFENPKNNTYHFTAEFTCKRDQDEFRPDITLFVNGLPLVFIEVKKPNNHGGMVAESKRMNQKRFPNKKFRRFLNITQLMIFSNNMEYDTMGGIVPVQGAFYCTTAKQSAPFNCFREENPTNLDIAPYNADFPYKDIDPIVEKKILTDFNCQVIHTSPEYQTNLDTYTPTNRVLTSMCSPERLLFILKYGIAYVRFHKEINGKIEFIEQKHIMRYQQMFAALTVRSKIDEGVNSGVIWHTQGSGKTALSYYLTYVLSDYFSKQNKVAKFYFIVDRLDLLKQASEEFEARGLVVKTASSRAELMEQFRNNQAQEGNTGKPEITVVNIQRFAEDRSKVDLPAYATNLQRVFIIDEAHRGYKPEGSFLANLLDADKNAIKIALTGTPLLKEERESWRVFGNYIHTYYYDKSILDGYTLKIIREDIETQYKERLSEIYEKLETLVEKKDVKKSQIVEHDNYVKELLRYIISDLKRFRQIQGDNTLGGMVICETSEQARKLFAYFDEIQAELNKDASMKSHLRAGLILHDSDDKDTRDKIIDDFKNNMTVDILIVFNMLLTGFDAPRLKRLYFGRKLKDHNLLQAITRVNRPYKENHYGYVIDFANIKRNFEETNEAYLKELNRFNDPNEVGAGNETDTFKQVIEDPAELIKQMQEVQQVLFNYTTDNAEEFSSEISTIEDKQELLKLKKILIAARDCCNLVRTFGDDELKETFAKMELTKLPSLISEVQHHIDNINQKELFASDDTTKLLVNEAMEDITFNFSKISEEELKIVGGKDAVTEKYKKTVRAFTQNIDPDDPEFITLQEAFLLRFKQHGFEPKSVSEIEEQGKELEDILKKLDELQKKNTVLLRKYNGDAKFARVHKRIREENLARKAANKQPIVSEYDMSIMNVLLSIKSDIDQKVYDRNDILKKDAYFERTVMTQIKAGIDKLGVASAREDRVFIQSRITKQYLDQYNQTYSVA; translated from the coding sequence ATGGCGGCAAGTGGTAAGAAAAATATGTTTAACGAAGCTACCCGTGTTCAAATGCCAGCAATGGTTCATTTGACACGCCTTGGTTATACCTATTTCGGGAAAATAACTGAAGATGTGGCAAGCACAGTATATGACCCTGATACCAATATTTTAATTAACGTTTTCAAGGAGCAGTTCGCACGGCTTAATCCTACCCACGCAGGAGAAGCGGAACAGACATTGAAAACTATTAGGCAGGAATTAGATAATGATGATATAGGACGTAGTTTTTACGAGCGTTTATCGTCTGTTTCGCCTGTTAGATTGGTGGATTTTGAGAATCCAAAGAATAATACATATCATTTTACCGCCGAGTTCACCTGTAAGCGTGACCAAGATGAATTTAGACCGGATATTACACTGTTTGTGAATGGACTTCCGCTTGTATTTATTGAAGTAAAGAAGCCGAATAATCACGGTGGTATGGTTGCAGAAAGCAAGAGAATGAACCAAAAGAGATTTCCTAATAAAAAATTTAGGAGATTTTTGAATATTACACAGTTGATGATTTTCTCTAATAATATGGAATATGACACTATGGGTGGTATTGTTCCGGTTCAGGGAGCATTCTATTGTACGACAGCAAAACAGTCTGCACCGTTCAACTGTTTTAGAGAAGAAAATCCTACTAATTTGGATATTGCACCTTATAATGCAGATTTCCCATATAAGGATATTGACCCGATTGTTGAAAAGAAGATATTGACTGACTTTAATTGTCAGGTTATTCATACTTCTCCGGAATATCAAACAAATTTAGATACTTATACACCGACCAACCGTGTACTGACATCTATGTGCAGTCCTGAAAGATTGCTATTTATATTGAAATATGGAATTGCCTATGTTCGTTTTCATAAAGAAATAAATGGCAAGATAGAGTTTATTGAGCAGAAACATATAATGCGTTATCAACAGATGTTTGCTGCCTTAACAGTAAGAAGTAAGATTGATGAAGGTGTCAATTCAGGTGTTATATGGCATACTCAAGGTAGTGGAAAGACAGCCCTTTCTTATTATCTTACTTATGTTCTTTCTGACTATTTCAGCAAGCAAAATAAAGTTGCAAAGTTTTATTTCATTGTTGACCGTCTTGATTTGTTGAAACAGGCTTCAGAAGAATTTGAAGCTCGTGGATTGGTTGTAAAAACGGCAAGTTCCCGTGCTGAACTTATGGAGCAGTTCCGTAACAATCAGGCACAAGAGGGAAATACGGGAAAACCTGAAATTACAGTTGTAAATATACAGCGTTTTGCTGAAGATAGGTCAAAAGTTGACCTTCCTGCGTATGCAACGAATTTGCAGAGAGTGTTTATTATTGATGAAGCACATAGAGGGTATAAACCAGAAGGCTCATTCTTGGCTAATCTTCTTGATGCGGATAAAAATGCTATAAAGATTGCTTTGACAGGAACCCCGCTTTTGAAAGAAGAAAGAGAATCTTGGAGAGTTTTTGGTAATTATATTCATACATACTATTACGACAAATCAATTTTAGATGGATATACTTTGAAAATTATCCGTGAGGATATAGAAACTCAGTATAAAGAGCGACTTTCTGAAATTTACGAAAAACTTGAAACCTTGGTAGAAAAGAAAGATGTAAAGAAAAGTCAGATTGTTGAACACGATAATTATGTCAAAGAGTTGCTTAGGTATATTATTTCTGACCTAAAGAGATTTAGACAAATTCAGGGAGATAATACGCTTGGCGGTATGGTCATTTGTGAAACAAGTGAGCAGGCAAGGAAGCTGTTTGCATATTTTGATGAAATTCAAGCGGAACTAAATAAAGACGCTTCTATGAAAAGTCATTTGCGAGCTGGACTTATACTTCACGATAGTGATGATAAGGATACGAGAGATAAGATTATTGACGACTTCAAAAATAATATGACAGTTGATATTCTTATCGTTTTCAATATGCTTCTTACCGGATTTGATGCACCAAGATTGAAACGTCTGTATTTTGGAAGAAAATTGAAAGACCATAATCTGTTGCAGGCAATTACAAGAGTCAACAGACCATATAAAGAAAACCATTATGGATATGTCATTGATTTTGCCAATATAAAAAGGAACTTTGAGGAAACAAATGAAGCGTACCTTAAAGAGCTGAACCGTTTTAATGACCCGAATGAAGTTGGTGCGGGAAATGAAACAGATACATTCAAACAGGTTATTGAAGACCCGGCAGAACTTATTAAACAAATGCAGGAAGTGCAGCAGGTTCTTTTTAACTATACCACAGATAATGCGGAAGAATTTAGCTCGGAAATATCCACGATTGAGGATAAGCAGGAATTGCTCAAACTTAAAAAAATTCTTATTGCTGCTCGTGACTGTTGTAATTTGGTAAGAACCTTTGGCGATGATGAGTTGAAGGAAACATTTGCAAAAATGGAATTAACAAAGTTGCCTTCATTGATTTCAGAGGTGCAACATCATATTGATAATATAAATCAGAAAGAACTTTTTGCAAGTGATGATACCACGAAATTGCTTGTCAATGAAGCAATGGAGGATATTACATTTAATTTCAGCAAAATCAGTGAAGAAGAATTGAAAATCGTCGGTGGTAAAGACGCAGTAACAGAAAAGTATAAAAAGACTGTTCGTGCTTTTACACAGAATATCGACCCTGATGACCCTGAGTTTATTACTTTGCAGGAAGCATTTTTGCTTCGCTTCAAGCAACACGGTTTTGAACCTAAGAGTGTATCTGAGATTGAGGAGCAAGGAAAAGAACTGGAAGATATTCTGAAAAAGCTTGATGAATTGCAGAAGAAAAACACGGTTCTGCTGAGAAAATACAATGGCGATGCGAAATTCGCAAGGGTTCATAAAAGAATCAGGGAAGAAAATCTTGCTCGAAAAGCAGCAAATAAACAGCCGATTGTTTCAGAGTATGATATGTCTATTATGAATGTTTTGCTTTCTATTAAGTCTGATATTGACCAGAAAGTGTATGACAGAAATGATATATTGAAGAAAGACGCATATTTTGAGAGAACAGTTATGACACAAATAAAAGCAGGCATTGATAAGTTGGGAGTAGCAAGTGCTCGTGAGGATAGAGTATTTATACAGAGCAGGATTACAAAACAGTATCTTGACCAGTACAACCAGACTTATTCAGTGGCATAA
- a CDS encoding type I restriction-modification system subunit M, with protein sequence MEETKTIKEKTIELIDALKATCQTYGMGNDGNEYKIITQVFLYKFLNDKFGYEVKKVSTALKNAEKWELAYAEMSEDDRLDIFDSLPSDIPLLNPEHLIANLWNQQAKGDFDLIFDSTMTDIADKNIDIFSTQTAQNTKIPLFEKLTQYVTDDTARAPFARALVDKLVNFSFEEAFEKHYDFFADIFEYLIKDYNTAGGGKYAEYYTPHAIATIMARLLVGNATDLHSIECYDPSAGTGTLLMALAHKIGEDKCTIFAQDISQRSNKMLKLNLILNSLVSSLDHAIQGDTLIAPYHKSDNGQELRTFDYVVSNPPFKMDFSDTRERIAAMPVRFWAGVPKVPAKKKESMAIYTLFIQHVLNSLKSTGKGAIVVPTGFVTAKSGVEKKILQHIVDEHIVYGCISMPSNVFANTGTNVSVLFFDNSRKTDKVVLIDASKLGEEYKDGNNQKRRLRDFEIDKIVDTFLNKEAVDDFSVAVTYDEIKEKKYSLAAGQYFDVKIEYVELSQDEFNARMNAYAEKLQEYFAEGDKLKTEIMEQLKKVKYE encoded by the coding sequence ATGGAAGAAACAAAGACGATAAAAGAAAAAACCATAGAGTTGATAGATGCCTTAAAAGCAACTTGTCAGACCTACGGTATGGGAAACGATGGTAACGAATATAAAATTATCACTCAGGTTTTCCTTTATAAGTTCCTTAATGACAAATTCGGATATGAAGTAAAAAAAGTAAGTACGGCTCTTAAAAATGCCGAAAAATGGGAACTTGCTTATGCAGAAATGTCAGAAGATGACCGCTTGGATATTTTTGATAGTTTACCGTCAGATATTCCATTACTTAATCCGGAACATCTTATTGCCAACTTATGGAATCAGCAGGCAAAAGGCGATTTTGATTTAATCTTTGACAGCACGATGACAGATATAGCAGATAAGAATATTGATATATTTTCAACACAAACTGCTCAGAACACGAAAATACCGCTTTTTGAAAAGCTGACACAGTATGTAACAGACGATACAGCAAGAGCACCTTTTGCCCGTGCGTTGGTTGACAAGTTAGTAAATTTCTCTTTTGAAGAAGCATTTGAGAAGCACTATGATTTCTTCGCAGATATATTTGAATATCTGATAAAGGACTACAATACCGCAGGCGGTGGTAAGTATGCAGAGTATTATACTCCTCACGCTATTGCAACGATTATGGCAAGATTGCTTGTTGGAAATGCAACTGATTTACATAGTATTGAGTGTTATGACCCATCAGCCGGAACAGGAACACTTTTGATGGCTCTTGCCCATAAAATTGGCGAAGATAAGTGTACTATTTTTGCTCAGGATATTTCACAGCGAAGCAATAAAATGTTAAAACTTAATCTTATCCTGAACAGTTTGGTATCTTCTCTTGACCACGCAATTCAGGGAGATACACTGATTGCTCCGTATCACAAGAGTGATAATGGACAGGAATTAAGAACTTTTGATTATGTAGTTTCAAATCCGCCTTTTAAGATGGATTTCTCAGATACAAGAGAACGTATAGCAGCAATGCCTGTTCGTTTTTGGGCGGGAGTTCCGAAAGTACCAGCCAAGAAGAAAGAGAGTATGGCAATTTATACGTTGTTCATTCAGCACGTTCTTAATTCATTGAAATCAACCGGAAAAGGTGCGATTGTAGTTCCTACCGGATTTGTAACCGCAAAGTCAGGTGTAGAAAAGAAGATACTACAACATATTGTAGATGAACATATCGTTTATGGCTGTATTAGTATGCCTTCCAATGTATTTGCTAATACCGGAACTAATGTATCAGTATTATTTTTTGATAATTCAAGAAAAACAGATAAGGTTGTATTGATAGATGCTTCAAAACTGGGAGAAGAATATAAAGACGGTAATAATCAGAAACGCAGACTTCGTGATTTTGAGATTGATAAAATTGTCGATACATTTCTTAATAAAGAAGCTGTTGATGATTTTTCAGTTGCTGTTACCTATGATGAAATCAAAGAAAAGAAGTATTCGCTTGCGGCTGGACAATATTTTGATGTAAAAATCGAATATGTTGAATTGTCACAGGACGAGTTTAATGCTCGTATGAATGCCTATGCAGAGAAGTTACAGGAATATTTTGCAGAGGGCGACAAACTGAAAACGGAAATTATGGAGCAGTTAAAGAAGGTAAAGTATGAGTAA
- a CDS encoding helix-turn-helix transcriptional regulator produces MRISYNKLQKLMIDNQMKRQDLMRAAEISSSVATKLNKNETVSLDVLMRICKVFHCDIGDVCEVILDE; encoded by the coding sequence ATGAGAATAAGCTACAACAAACTTCAAAAACTTATGATTGATAATCAAATGAAAAGACAAGATTTAATGCGTGCTGCGGAGATTTCATCGTCTGTTGCAACAAAATTAAATAAGAATGAAACAGTATCCCTTGATGTGCTTATGAGAATTTGCAAAGTATTTCATTGTGATATTGGCGATGTATGTGAAGTCATATTAGACGAATGA